One stretch of Effusibacillus pohliae DSM 22757 DNA includes these proteins:
- a CDS encoding helix-turn-helix domain-containing protein, whose amino-acid sequence MLHHKAFRFGIYPTPEQITLLRKMFGC is encoded by the coding sequence ATGCTGCACCACAAAGCCTTTCGCTTTGGCATCTACCCTACACCGGAGCAAATCACCCTCCTTCGCAAGATGTTTGGATGCTGA
- a CDS encoding response regulator, producing the protein MAKILIVDDAAFMRMMLKNILAQHGHEVIGEAVTGKEAVEKYQLLRPDLVTMDITMPDMDGIEAVEKIRQLDPDAKIIMCSAVGQEVLVRKAISLGAKDFVVKPFEADRVVSAINQLFE; encoded by the coding sequence ATGGCCAAAATTTTGATCGTGGACGATGCGGCATTCATGCGGATGATGTTGAAAAATATTCTCGCCCAGCACGGCCATGAGGTGATCGGGGAAGCGGTCACCGGCAAGGAAGCGGTCGAGAAGTACCAGTTGCTGCGGCCGGACCTCGTGACGATGGACATCACGATGCCCGATATGGACGGGATTGAGGCGGTCGAGAAGATCCGCCAGCTCGACCCGGACGCCAAGATCATCATGTGCTCGGCGGTGGGACAAGAAGTGTTGGTACGGAAAGCGATCTCCTTGGGCGCAAAAGATTTTGTCGTCAAGCCGTTTGAAGCGGACCGGGTGGTTTCCGCGATCAACCAACTGTTCGAGTAA